In the Terriglobus sp. RCC_193 genome, GCCACCAAACGTCAGCACGACCACCAGGCTTGTATCAATCGCCTGACCAACGATGGTGGACCCAACGGTGCGCGTCCACAGCCAACGCCCATTTGTAAGCAGCTTCAGTCTGGCCATGACATAGCTGTTAGCGAACTCCCCGAACCAGAACGCCGCAAGGCTTGCGGCAAGAATGCGTGGGATGAATCCGAAGACCGTTGAGAAGGCTTCCTGATTATGCCAACTGGGATCGGCTGGTAGTTTGATCGTCAGCGCTGCTGCAACATAAAGCAACGCCGTAGCAAAGAAGCCAAGCCAGATGGCACGCCGCGACGCAGCGTATCCATACACTTCCGTGAAGACGTCTCCAAAAATATATGTGATGGGGAAAAGCAAGATCGCACCGGAAACCGGCAAGCCGCCGATCCGGCATATCTTCTGCGCTAACAGATTCGACACCAGCAGAATGACGACGAATGCCACCTGCAATACATCCAATAAACGGCGAGCGGGCTGACGATGCGTGTTGGTCATTTTGCGTTCCACTGGAGACTAGCACCGTTCTCCAGAAGAACGTTTTTCAAATTTTGACATCGAGTGCAGATACGACTAATCTTGGAAATGGCACAGCGTGATCCCACGCTTGAGTGCAGGTGCGTCCCCGTCGTCCAGTGGCCCAGGACACCGCCCTTTCACGGCGGTAACACGGGTTCGAATCCCGTCGGGGACGCCATTTCCAATCAATAACTTAGAGCGAACCTCACACTGATCCTGAAGCCCGGTGACTCAGTGGTGACTAAGTGCTCTATGCTTCCAGCGACAGCATCCCTTTCATGATCCATCCATCTTGCTTACAGATGCTT is a window encoding:
- a CDS encoding queuosine precursor transporter; the protein is MTNTHRQPARRLLDVLQVAFVVILLVSNLLAQKICRIGGLPVSGAILLFPITYIFGDVFTEVYGYAASRRAIWLGFFATALLYVAAALTIKLPADPSWHNQEAFSTVFGFIPRILAASLAAFWFGEFANSYVMARLKLLTNGRWLWTRTVGSTIVGQAIDTSLVVVLTFGGIVPARTMFFMILSSYVLKVSYEVLATPLTYAVIYALKRIEGGESFDHHTSFNPFRFSERKAASSTEC